Part of the Candidatus Paceibacterota bacterium genome is shown below.
GGAAAAATAGCCAAGAAAATATAAAATCCTCATGACGGAAATGGTTTCGATGGAACGAAGCTCGTCGGCAGAAAATAGTGCAGAATCCACTTTATCCACTTTTGCTTCGTCTATTTTTAAAAAATTAATCAGCCCAAGCACCGCTTCGAAAAGCGGCTCATTTTTTTCTTCACCGGTGAGGAGACGATCGAGTAAAGAAAAAATCCGTTCCACCAACAAAAAACGTTCGGGTTGGGGAGTTTCCGGACCGAGGTCTTTGTAAATATTTTCTATTCGCCCAGCGCTAGTGATGCGCCAGACCTCGCGTCCGCGCACTAGAGAAAGATGACTATAGGCAAAGCTGTGCAACGAGTAGCGCAACTTGGACTTGAGCAGACGGACCCCCTGCGCAGACGCACCTATCAGACCCAAGTCACGTGTAAAGATCTGGTAAAAACGATTGGCGTCTTTAGCCTCGCGGCTTTTTAAAATAAAACCATCTGTCTGATAAATATGATGGGACATAAAATTGAAACTAGAGTGAGGCGCAAAAAACCAATTACAAGATAGTGATCGACAATTTTTCGCCAATCACCACTTCCACATTTTTAGTCAATGTCGGTTTTTTAATCATTTCGAGATATTTTGAGATGAGGGCCTTGCCTTTTTCATCTGTAGTGATCTGAAGATCAATCACATCTCCTAGAGACAAACCTTTTTCTTTGCGCGCTTCTTGGATAGCTCGAATAATCTCACGCACATCGCCCTCTTCTTGAAGCTCTGGAGTGATGACCGTATCGAGCTGCACACTTTCTGCAATAGCCGCGTCCATGACCACTTCTTTGACATTCACTTCGTCACGAATGAGATCAAGCAGGTCAACCTTGTCAGCAATCCCCTCTTGATCCGAGCGAGCCCGGAGCTCTGCGAGAGGCTGGCGGACTTTGATACCTGCTTTAGCGCGAGCTTCGAGACCGCGAGAGACGATCGAGCGCACTTCGATCATATCAGCGAGAAGCTCTTGCTCAGCTTGAGTAAGGGCTACAAAAGTCGGCCAAGCACAAAGGTGAACACTTTCTGGGTTGGATGAATTTGCGATTGAGTCTTGTGAATTTTTTATTTTCAAGAAAATATCTTCGGAGATAAAAGGCATGAAGGGTGCGACGAGAGTAGCAAACTGCATCAATACAAAATGCAGCGTGGCTAGAGCACTATTTTTATCTTCCACATCGTCCCCTTTGAAACGATCACGCGAACGGCGCAAGTACCAAGTCGAAAGATCGTCCACAAAATCCAGTATCGGTCGAGAAGCCTTATCCAGTTGATAACTCTCAAGCCCTTCTGTCATCTCAAGACCGATTTGTTGCAAGCGAGCTAACACCCATTTATCCAAAACATTTTTACTTTGTCTACCTTCGGCCTCTTGTGCTCCATCTTGGGCATACATTTGATAAAAAGAAACTACATTGCCCAAGCGAAGAATGACTTTTTTGTACAATTCGTCCACCCCTTTTTCAGAAAAATTCAAATCCTCGGCTTTCATCAGAGGCGAAGATAGAAGGTACAAACGCAACGGATCCGCTCCAAATTTATCCAACAAAACTGCCGGGTCCATAAAATTGCCTTTTGATTTGGACATTTTTTGGCCATCCTCGGCGAGGACTGTGCCTGTCGTGACCACATTTTTGAAAGGAATGTTGTCAAAAAGAATACCGGCAACCGCGTGCATGTAATAAAACCAGGTGCGAGTCTGGGCAATGTATTCAGACACAAAGTCCGCCGGAAAACGCTCCGCAAAAAGTGCTTGGTTTTCAAAAGGATAATGGTTGGCGGCAAATGGCATCGAGCCAGACTCAAACCAACAGTCGATCACTTCTGGGATGCGTTTTACGAACCCGTATTTTGACACCCACTTCACCTCATCAATATAAGGTCGATGGAGATCTAACTCGTACTCTCTATTGTGAGGAATAAAAGCAAAATCTATTTCAACAAAACTGCCTGGGTGCATAAAACCATCTGGGCCATCCCAATAATCCAAGACGTGCTCTTTGCTCGCCCCTGCTGTGATCACTTTAAACATTTTGGCTGGACCATCATGTGTGACCACCAAAATATTTTTACCCTGATATTTTTCATCTATATCATAGAGAAAATCCCCAATTCTCTGACGAATATCTAAAAGGTTTTCACCGTTCTGAGGTCCCTGCTCTAGTCGCTCGGCTGGATTTTTATAAAAGTTCCAATATTCGTCAAAAGATTTACCTTCAAGGTCTCCAAAATTTTCTTCGTGAATGCGATCATCTACGACAATGTCTTTGGATGACAAGCCCAGCTCCTTGGCCACGAGCTCAGCTGTCTCGCGGGTCCGGACAAGAGGTGAAGTAATAATCACATCGATTTTTTCACCGCCAAAATTATTTTTATTTTTTAGGGTTTCTTTTAATTTTTCTGCAGAATCTTTTATTTGTTCTTTACCTTTTTCCGTCAAATGATACGGCGCATCCACCGCCGAAATCATCACCCGCTTGATATTGTGCTCAGCTTCTCCGTGACGCATGACGATATAGCGATTGCGACGAGTTTTGTTTTTAAGTTCATCAAGTGATCCAACAAACTCCACTTCACCTGTCGTCTCACATTTCCAAATAGGCAAAGGTGAAGCCCAGTAACGGTTGCGAGAGATCGTCCAATCCGGCGCCCCTTCCATACTTTTTTTAAAACGACCTTCTTTGAGATGTTCCGGCACCCAATTTATTTTTTCATTCAGCTCTAAAAGTTTTTCTTTGACTTTGGTGATCCGCACAAACCAAGATGGGATAGCGTAGTAAAAAAGTGGCGTATCACAACGATAGCAATGGGGATATGAGTGGATAATTTTTTCTTTCGCAAAAAGTGAGCCTCTGTGAGCGAGCAGCTTGATGACCTCAATATCCGTAGACTGATGATCCCCTGTTTTTTCAGGTTTTGGTTTTACCATCAGACCTGCTAGCTCTTTATCTTTGACGAGCGGCATAAAACGGCCATCACCTTGGACATGGTGGGCAAAAGGAATCCCCTCTTTATGCGCCAGTTCCAGGTCGTCTTCACCATAGCCCGGCGCAATATGCACTACCCCTGTACCACTTTCTGTAGTCACAAAATCCGCTGCATAAATTTTCCAAGCTTTCGCGCGAACCTCTGGCGCAATTAGTGGAGAATCTACAAAATAATCAAAAATAGGTGTGTAGGCTCGCCCGACAAGCTCCGAGCCTTTTACTTTTTCCAAAACCTCGACAGGTTTTTCATCTGGTTTTGCAGGAAAAATATGCGCGACGCGATCTTCAGCCAGCCAGTACATTTCCACTTTGTCTCCTGTCACATTTGCGTCTGCTAAAGTTTTCTTGATTTTTACATAAAAAATATCTGGATTGATGGCCAGCGCAAAGTTGCCCGGCAAAGTCCAAGGGGTTGTAGTCCAAGCTAAAATAAAAGTATTTGCCCCATCTGTGTTTGGCTCGTCTACAAGTGCAAATTTTACATACACTGAAATATCGGTGATGTCTCGATAACTACCATCCATCGCAATCTCAGAGTTGGCGATCGGTGTCTCACAGCGCGGACAGTA
Proteins encoded:
- a CDS encoding class I tRNA ligase family protein, encoding MSQEKGPQKITQNIVGKDVKSAAALREEEILAFWQAEKIFEKTLAKTTLSKTANGKPEKEPYVFYDGPPFATGLPHYGHLLASTIKDVIPRYQTMLGRRVDRRWGWDCHGLPVENIVEKDLGVSGKKQIEAIGVEKFNEHARSQVLGFVHDWKKTIERIGRWVDFEGSYKTMDNTYMESVWWALKEMYDKGLVYESTKVLAYCPRCETPIANSEIAMDGSYRDITDISVYVKFALVDEPNTDGANTFILAWTTTPWTLPGNFALAINPDIFYVKIKKTLADANVTGDKVEMYWLAEDRVAHIFPAKPDEKPVEVLEKVKGSELVGRAYTPIFDYFVDSPLIAPEVRAKAWKIYAADFVTTESGTGVVHIAPGYGEDDLELAHKEGIPFAHHVQGDGRFMPLVKDKELAGLMVKPKPEKTGDHQSTDIEVIKLLAHRGSLFAKEKIIHSYPHCYRCDTPLFYYAIPSWFVRITKVKEKLLELNEKINWVPEHLKEGRFKKSMEGAPDWTISRNRYWASPLPIWKCETTGEVEFVGSLDELKNKTRRNRYIVMRHGEAEHNIKRVMISAVDAPYHLTEKGKEQIKDSAEKLKETLKNKNNFGGEKIDVIITSPLVRTRETAELVAKELGLSSKDIVVDDRIHEENFGDLEGKSFDEYWNFYKNPAERLEQGPQNGENLLDIRQRIGDFLYDIDEKYQGKNILVVTHDGPAKMFKVITAGASKEHVLDYWDGPDGFMHPGSFVEIDFAFIPHNREYELDLHRPYIDEVKWVSKYGFVKRIPEVIDCWFESGSMPFAANHYPFENQALFAERFPADFVSEYIAQTRTWFYYMHAVAGILFDNIPFKNVVTTGTVLAEDGQKMSKSKGNFMDPAVLLDKFGADPLRLYLLSSPLMKAEDLNFSEKGVDELYKKVILRLGNVVSFYQMYAQDGAQEAEGRQSKNVLDKWVLARLQQIGLEMTEGLESYQLDKASRPILDFVDDLSTWYLRRSRDRFKGDDVEDKNSALATLHFVLMQFATLVAPFMPFISEDIFLKIKNSQDSIANSSNPESVHLCAWPTFVALTQAEQELLADMIEVRSIVSRGLEARAKAGIKVRQPLAELRARSDQEGIADKVDLLDLIRDEVNVKEVVMDAAIAESVQLDTVITPELQEEGDVREIIRAIQEARKEKGLSLGDVIDLQITTDEKGKALISKYLEMIKKPTLTKNVEVVIGEKLSITIL
- a CDS encoding recombination protein O N-terminal domain-containing protein, with translation MSHHIYQTDGFILKSREAKDANRFYQIFTRDLGLIGASAQGVRLLKSKLRYSLHSFAYSHLSLVRGREVWRITSAGRIENIYKDLGPETPQPERFLLVERIFSLLDRLLTGEEKNEPLFEAVLGLINFLKIDEAKVDKVDSALFSADELRSIETISVMRILYFLGYFS